The Osmia lignaria lignaria isolate PbOS001 chromosome 3, iyOsmLign1, whole genome shotgun sequence genome includes the window GTGCCTTAATACGTCGATTAGGTAATGGcagttagaaataaataaaataaggataaatgatttaaaaaaaaaaagttaatttaagATACTCTCTTACAGTAATTGTCAATCTATGCTTCCTGCAACGGGTGCTCCAATTTCTAGACACAGGACTAGCAAGATGAAGGAGATGTTCGACGAGTACGTACGTACTCGAACAcgagaaaattggaaattttggattgtatccttttttttttatataaatctcATTTGATGATCGATTGAGtgtataatattgtaatttccttataaaatcattagttcagtatattacttgaGCCTTTGATGATATCCTTCAACACGTCAGTGTCAACCGCGAGCATCGAAGATTTATACAGAAGTACAATGTTGTGGGTGGAGCAGCATTGCTCGCTTGTCGATCTCAGACCAGGTTTGCACTCAAAAacaaagaatataataaattctgtCCCATATCTCTGAagcttaacacgttgactgccctGAAGTTGACCGGCataatttttcttgaaataaataattataatttattttattatttttaattaaattataggtGAATTGTTTATAATCAAAGCATTCTTTTGATTGGTTTTCAGTAAATAACAGCTGGCATCAAGAATCCTATTAATAGTCTTCAAACCAATAAGGTATTAATACCCTTCATAATCCATATTACTATGATAGCCAACGTGTTAAGTATTTGTCTTTATTATAATAGTATAAAAATGGTGATAGATAGTATTCTTCCAGTGGACAGCAACTACAATATTTAAATATGGTATGTGTATTTTTTAATGTTCTTATTATTTTCACATTTACATTTCAGCCGTTCTGAACTCCCTCAGATATCTGTGTACTGCCACTGATATTCTATCAGATCCTGGTCGTCTACCTGAAGAAGCACTCGCAGCAGTCAATCGTACGGAACGACGACGATCAACACAATGACCAATTTATATTATGCAAATTCGACGGCGAAACGTAATTTGCATGTACGTTTAAGATTTAGTCGCATACCAGCAAAATAAAAGCAGTTACCGTAGCCATAAGCCAGTTCTAGAAGAAACCGCGTGAAAATTCTGATGacaatttctctttttcctttggTTCATAGTAGATTTTCTCCAGGTTTCCTTACGCAACGATCCTGGTTAAAGAAAAAAGTGCAATTTTTCCTTGTCCCATTTTTtcgaaattgtgattaaaaGATAGGATGATTGAggattattaattgtataaagAGCACGTGGAAATGTACATGAATTTAATTGCAAATGATTAACAAAATGTGTATAGACTGTTACAGATTTGGAACATATTGAGATTTgaacatgttttttttttatgtctCTGTTATCGCAGTTATGTTTGTATCAGATATTAACAAAGCAAAGgtacatttatatttattaggTAATTATGTCGCATCACGTATTTACTTTCATCCAGCgctaagaaaaattatatttcatgttcggATTGCGATAACATTTTTATGATAAATTGTGTTTTCGTTGACTCATTTAACTCGTTATAATACTTGCCTATATATTTTGGTAATGTTTaaggaaacaatgatgaaaaatatataGAGCAAACCATTCCATTATATTTTTACTATGCTTGTTTTCAACTTAGTACCATATTTTTGGCAGTACTACTAAAAGATCAACGTTTTATATGTTGCTCTATAAGAAAATGGaattaatgtttttaaaattattccttttttttttcgtagataacatttctttctatctttaagataaaaatatattgtgGACACATACGTTGTGTGTTATCGatatatttttatgataattgaaatacaagtaatttttttttaatcgtttagttttggaaaatgaatgaataaagAATTGTTAACGAAAAATTAGCGCTAAGTTATATAAACCTTTTTACACCTCGGGGAAATACATGTAGGAGTACCTAGGTGAAATCGGTATCATAAAATTCTATTATGAAAGACTGGAATGAGAAGTTTAAAATCTATGAAATTATGCCTTTTACTATTATAGGTGCAATTAAATTTACCAATTGAAgattatacatttttatcaatACCGACCGTGTATGTACACTATATTGAATACATAGTTGTTGATACTTGCATAGTAGAATGAAGAATTTATATTTGCATATAATTGAACTACGTACGAGATGAAAAATGGGTTGCTCAGAAATTATAAGTATACATAATATACTAATAATGTTATGAAATGTGAAGTTTTTATTGCGAAATTTCATGTGATAATGTAcaaatcatttataaaatttaaatattagctTAAGCCATGAAAGACTTCTGCATATTGTAATGttattattgtcattaaatattaattgtatataacaGAATGTTATGTAGTGTGAGTGATGTATAGTCTTTCAAAAGCTTAACCTGCTTCTTTCAATGATCACAAAACataaaatttacttaatttgattTTTACAATATACAGACgtcttttatttgaaatttacatTGTGTACTCATAAGtcataaaaaatataaagaatcaaTGATGGGATGTTGTTTTTGTACAATATGTATCATATAATCACATAAACATTCATGTACTGTTAAATGTTTACttccataaaaaaaattttaattccattttttttctctttcctatATTATTtcgtatttataattttttgttacttttatATTTGACTTAAGAAAAGGAAATATGATCATATTTACAATCTTTTGTATTATCCTAATGGATATCAATGTGATGCCCATTatgaaattcatttaaatttatataactagtcaattaaaaaactaataataatttacttcaattaattgtacaaaaacaaataaattagCTTATTTTTAAGGCTGAAAGTTAATatcataattaagaaatatacaaatttatacTATTGATAGCCAAGTTGAACACTTGTTACAAACTAAGTATAAACATGTGTTATTTTCAGGAACTGATAGAAAACCAGGTGGTTCTCTACATATCTCAGAATGAGTATTTGCTGTTTTCTTTATAAGATATCCTAGATCTTTTAAGGTGATAATACCATTCAATATGAAGTCACAGGATGTACAAGTTAtatgattttctttttgaatGAGATTAGATGTCTGACATATAGGACAAATGACTTCATCACCTTCTGTATCTGCAATTAATGCTAATGACTCCATTTCTTCCTGTGACATTTTTTCATACTCTTCCAATATCCATTGTTCTGTAAGTAATAATCCACAtaacatttttcaaactttctgtTGGAGTAAATTTACCTTCTTCATTAAGTATTTCAGTTTCAAGCTCCATTGCTTCTTCAGTATTAAGTGGTTCACTGGTTATAGGAGAAAAAGGATTCAGAGTTGGATCTAAATCCGTGGTAACGAGATCGTTCAACTCTTTACGCACAATTTCGGATAACGTATCTTGAACTTCTTCCAAACTTGTTTCCAAACCAAATCTACCGTTGTTAAATAATTGTCTTCGTTTCTCGCGCATTCTTTGTCGACATCTCtgaaattcattttgattacacAAATAGTGAATCACAttggaaagttttgaaaatttgaaaataatgttcGAGAGCTAACCTCTCTGAAGACTTCTTGAAACTTTGGCGATCCTTCCTTGATCTTTTTAGCAGCATTTTTGCTTTTCAATTTGGCAGTCATAGTAGGACTTAAAGTTATGTTTTCCATATCTTTTGTACACTTAAACATTTCTTAATTTATAGGAAAAGCAATAAAAGGCACTTGAAGAAAACACTTGGCGGTAAAAGTTCCGAGTTGTTTCGCTTGAATTCACTGCGCATGCACAGTGGGTTTCAAGTTCAAATCAATTTTTGTTCGTATCGAATATTTTTAACAGTATGTATTGGGGAAAAATGAATGGTAAGGGACGAATAACGAGAATGAAATTAAACGACAATGATTTATCATTTATTGTAATACCCAGTGACGAAAGTGTAATACAGCTTTATCGGCCAGGCATTCTATTCAGAATTGAGATCGTTTCCCGCTGAggctgatcaaaaaaatcacgTGCCAACGgtatatgaaataattattacaatcagAGCAAGGTGTCGCGTAATATAAAACAATGTACTTCTCGATTAGTTATTACAACATGTCATTTAAGTTATgctaaaaaaaatataactcTTATTACCAGTGACAATAATTCGTCCATATAAGTAAAATATCTTTTGCAGTCACTTACACGACTAACAATAAATATACATCTAAATACATTATCTTAAACATTTACGTATACACACATATAAAGGATATTTCACAAATAACTTTGTCAGATAGTTCAACGATTCATGCATTGTTTCTTTTTAAAACAATAATTGAGATCTGCGAATATGCAACAGACGGATCTGTGTTAAAACTTTCTTcttattaaattactttcacAACAATCCAACAAAGTTACTCGCTATTGAAATACCCTGTACATACACATATGCACAATtatattacatatgtatgtatacatatacacggTCACAttcttatatattatatatctacTCCGTAACTACATTCGTGCCTCATAACAATACAAACAGTCGCAATTTCATTAATCAATTTGCTTTATATTACAGCATTGAATAATAATACACGAAGTTTCTTCTCGTCAGGACTAGTTCGATGGCAGATCTTCGACCGACTACAGTATTACCGGAACAGTCAAGGAACAATGATGGCACAACGATAAGTATAATTAATTACACTTTGATTAATCTAATTCTGTTCGTCCCTTACCGAGCCTTTGCATTCGTTTCAGGAAAATAAGAAAACGTGTCTCATCCTCGAGTGAAACGTAAGATTGGGTCGCGTCGCTTTTCTACATTATGTTCTTTAGCATAAGGTTTACTCCGCTAATCTTTCTATGAGTAACaattgcaataattaattgtaataagAAAAGCGACGGAGCGATTACTGATTAGAAAATTACATACGCCTTCTCTTAACCGAGATCtgtcaataattaattataaacacgTTTATAAGCGCACAATTGTCGCGAACGCGTCTTGAACTAACATTAATCTTTGTCATCGAGCTATCAGCGTGTTCACGTGATGAGCTAATTTATTATCATGTGGACAGTAACTTCCATTTGACGAAGTTCGTAGCAGCTATTCGGTAAAACAATCTCTATCGATAAATCTAACGCGGTGAACATCTGCAGCGacttatttatatacatatttgtatTTACATTGTCTACAATGGCACAGCACTACAGCGATAACTGGGAAGTGTCTTTGTACCAACGTTCATTGAGAAATATTTATCATGTTCTCGCATACAAAatggtattattaatttttttttttttattatactcgGTTACTTCCCTTTCTTGTTTTCTTATAAATGGTTGAAAATAACATATAGCACCGAAGGAACTTGAGCGCACCAACACGCGTTACTATATCTGATAGCTCTTGGCAATGATTAATTTAACTATAACAGTATACTTACAAGTTAATTAACCCTAACTATTAACGAATAGTTAATTATCAATTACTTTTTCGCGAGTAACGATGAGGTTCAGGTAACAATTTCAACGAATACTTCTTACTATACTAAGAACAGAGCGACTAGGTAAATGATTGTACATACACCAGAGCTTTCTGACTGATTGCTCAAACTCGATCGAAGATCAGCGAATATAATGATAAAATGTAAAACGAAAATCAATTGCGAATTACAGCTCTTTTCCTAGGAAATCTCTTTAGAATCTTGGTTTAAATCTAGGAACTAAACTGCTCGTCCCGATGGCTACTATATCAAAAATTTTGATCGTGCTCGATCACATTGTAAACGATTACTACTGTATCAAtgttagaaaaaaaaggaaaagcttTGATAAATCAATCTCATTTGAAACACAAAAAGTCCTCGTACGTTCAAACCACGGAGGATAAGTCTATCACCATAATTGCACGCTTTATACAATGGATTTACAGGTAAATATGTacatagagagaaagagattgaGGGGATATAAAAGGTGGAGTAACAAAGTAGAATTATCTCTTCTTTTTTAGATTGTTGATTGAGCACGTATCCGGTCGAAATATACGAGGACTTGTGTTTGAAGTATCCTCGTACATCAGGATGATTATGATGGCAACTACTGCCGGGATTCGAAGAACGACCGGCAGCGTGCAAATCGTCAGAGTTTCTCCGGTGCGGTGGATCTGATGTTCGACGTTGGCTGCGATGAAATTGAAGGCCCGACACTCGTTGATCGTTCCAATGGATACATCATCTTGCTCGGGATGGGCTGAGATATCGCTCGTTTTGCCAGCCTAAAAGAGCTATCATCCATTTTCATTAGTACACAAGTAAAACAGAatctttttttcaattgaaatcaGTTATCTGACCAGCGACCCTCAATAACAGTTAACTATAAAATTTGACTAAAATGCTAGAACTAAAGTACACATATATTATGACGAAAGATTATTTGGACGTTGTTAAACATACTGCACTGATCGTTAAAAATAGATCGCCAATCGTGGAAGCAGATGAAGAAGATGGATTAGCAGCGTGGTAGAACTAGCAGTGTGTTTAGATGTTCATACTGAAAGCGTGAtataaaatagaacatttccaTGAGTAAAGAAGCATCAGTGAGTGATCGAATGACGATGAAGACGAACAGCTGTCCAGTCTGCAATGACAGCGATAGAGAGAGTTGATTATTAATCATTCATTCATTTGTCTAAACGTATCTTTCATTGTGgatattaatttctttgattAATCATCTTAAAATTCATCATAATCATCCACAATGGTAGATGTGTTAATAAATGATAGAACAAATTATGAGATAGAATGAATCAACTCAGTTTAATCTTGAGATTAAAACCAAGTGATCTATGTTAACCAACACTTTATCAACAGGAAGAGTATTGAATAgacttttcaaattttaatttagtactGAAATCAGGATAATCAAGTGAAAGCTGTTCAATATTTTCCTGGTTGAATATACACCGTATGTCCGTGAGTTGTGGTATCATTGAAACGGCATTCACATGTATAATAATCGTGCATCGTGTCAGAACTTTTATACTATAATAACATGTTCGATCGTGCTGTTAATCAAGCAGTATCTCAGCCTGATCTACCAGCGAACGGAAATACACGAGAAGTTGAAACACGTCAAGTGTTTTCAGTCTAATTAGAATTAAAAACGAGACGATTAATTCTTTTTCCTAacaattcaaatgaaaatagaaatatcTCGTTAATTAATAGAATCGAATATTCCGTGCGCCATCCCTGGTGGATCTAGCTAAATATCATCTCTGTAACACAAACATTCACCTAACAGATTTCAAGCGAGAAGGGACTCTAGTTCTTTTTACCTTGGTCGCTAAAGTGAGATCAGACCATATCAGGAGGTAACGAAAAAACTTTTTAGTCTCTGTACATCTAGACACTCATTGGTGATTTAACCACAAATTCTGGACATGTGTATGTACGGCTGATAGACAAAACATTAAGTTTGAGCGTAGAATCGTTGCGGCTCTCGCCGAAACGAGATATCAACTATGCTGCGTAACGTATCTTCATAATAGGTACCTGTAATTAAGAAACTGATAAGCTTTAGATAATCGTTCAACCCTTTTACTCGATAGTAGTACAATTATTGAAACAAATTAATGTTTCAATATTGAGAAAGAATTGATTTGTTGCTTCGTTGAACagaagaatattattaaattgaaatctTTTCTTGCAAACCTAACAAATTTCTCAATTTCagtttaaaattaatgaagaagaaaattcaGTCAGGGTGTTAGCAACATTTTTCTTAAACTATTCAATATATGTACCTTGTTCTCGTGGATTACGATCATTTGACAGAgaaatctgtttttttttttgtttttcttttttaaattaaacattgatGAATGCGATTTAATATGGAAGAATTATCGCACTTGATCGATCACTTCTGAAACAACTATTTTTCGCATGAAAACTTTATACTGATCACAATACGGCGAGCTATAAAAATACAGTATTATCTATGTACAGACAATAGTATGTTTATTACTGTCCAAGGCTTACGCCCATTCCGAGGTATCTTCTTTCTAAGGAACAACATTTATCCACCATTCTGCAGCAATCAAAACATCTGAACGTCGAGGATAGCAAGGGGATCGAGAAGAATTTATTACCTTAAAAAATTCCCACATCACGACCAGATGTAAGCGATATCGAACACAATATAATCACATCGAACAGATTGTGCTAGAGTGAAATAGATAAGCTCACCTTCTCCGTCGTAGAGAAGCATTTTGCCCGGGTAAACCAAACTGACCTCTTGGTATCACCATACGGGCATTGCCCTGGGCTGGTCTCGAGCCTCCATGAGCTTGCAGACTCGTTAAATGAGCAGCGTAACCATCGTGAAGAATCGTTGCCAAAGTGTGAAGTTTCTTTGGAACTTTTCCAATGATGAAGATTTGATTTGCCCTAAGATTAATCGCAGTGTAAACGCTAATGTCTTTACTACTGCCGTAAGCATGATGAATAATCACACCGTGTTCCTGAAGGAAAGGATATATTGTTCGGCTAGTTATATCAAAAAGAATTTATGTATGTTTTTAAATAGATTCGTTTACCTCTACAAGTTTATTTAAGTACGCAGCTTTGTGACCAAGCGGGTCCGTCGAAAGACCATCCGCAAAGGATACAAGACCATGGGGAAAGTTATGTTGAGACAACCAGGAAACAACTTTCTGTTGTTGCATGTCAGGCCTCGCGgtgatataaataattaagtaaCCAAGTTCTTGCCAGTGTCtggtagaaaaatgaaaaataaaaatattgtggaTTGATATAGAATCCTAATCGGTCTTTAAACTATACCTGACGACGTCAACAGCCCCAGCTCTAACTTTTGGATCCTTCCCACTAACAGACACACTCGCGGTAAACGAACCATCTATACTAAACACGATACACTCTGTTTTTGGTGGAATCACAGCCAAGAAGAAGTCTACAGATGTATGGTCACCTCtgaaagtagaaaaattatatCCTTTTAATCATGAATTACTATAGTATGATTAATGAAAAAGCGTTAGTATTACCTAACGATCATTTTAACTGGATACAGTCCATAACTTAAGGCTTTATCGCTCGGTATTTTATACGTTACTCTACCATTCTTATCAGTTATTTCAGTTGATAAATACGTCCATTCTCCAGCAGGtgtattttttataatgtgAATGTCTATTTTCTCGCCTGCTAAAGTGAAAACGTCGAACGGACCGTACATAAACCTAGCAACCAGCACTTGCGGTGCTCCTTCTCTAACAATTATGTCGTTTGCTCTATGATTGGCAGCGACATTTTTAAGTTTAACGGAAGTTCGTTTCTTATTCCATTTTTCTCTAGGTTGACCTGGACGGAAACACGTTAGATCTTTTTCCTCGTTTGAGAGTAACGGCAAATCGAATCGGCCTAATTGCCTTAGGATAAATGCAATAACGTCGGATGACTCCCAGTAACTAGCGTGGAAAACATGTGGCAAAGCGTTCGTAGGGAAATTTGCTAAACCCTCTGGACAATAGAGAGCGTAATCTAATCTCTTTGTACCCCACCACCTTTGCTGTACTGTAAACAAATACgatccaaaattaaaaaataaaatagcaattaattttacaagcaGATATTAGATACGAATACAAATAcatatacttacaattagacacTAATTGTAAAGGAACATTTTCAATCATCCCAGACATTGTACTATGAATAGATATATCGGACAGTCGCCTTAAATGAGACGCTGGCGTACTTAAAGTCTCCGTGAATAACTGTGTATTCGATTGGATTGTTTCCACTGGAAGTATTAAATGATTTACCTCTCTGTGTTTCACGAGTGAACTTCAATCTTGAGTGAAAAATACATACGTAAATGATAAGGCTGACCATTCCCTAACGGATACTTTTGATACCGAGCCACGTTCACAGGTGGAAGAAGAGAGAACTTAGCAGATATCAATGGTTCTAATCTAGCAGCTACCGGATCAGTGGGATGGAATAAATTGTACAACTGATTCACCAGTGGCCTTTTTATGTTGCTAGTTTTATCACTGCCAGATGATACCTTCCTATACGCTAGAACTAGAGCAAGTGGGCTACCAAACATAAAAAATTCTCCCACTTCAAAATCCAGCTTGCAGTGTGACACATcactgaaaagaaaatcgaatATTGAACTTCTATGttcttttaacaattataaTGAATTAATGTTAATTCTTTACCTTATACTAGAAGATTTCCTTCTAGGAGAAGGTGCAGTCAAGTGTCTACCATCTTCAGGATTATTTTCAACCCCTTGATTATCCAAAATATTGTTCTCGCTGTTATGCCTAGAATGCGTAGATCTACATAAAGCGTCGTACGTTAGAATCGCTCCTACTGAGTCTCCTATTAAACAAATCTGCCCAGTGAAGCCACGGCCCTCTTCGCTCTTCATGAACTCGTGATATACTTGATTAGCTCCTACTATGACTCGCGAGACTGCATCCTGGTATTCAGGAGTAGAACTAGCAAGTAATGGTATTGCACCAATTGGAATGGTATCGTGGGTCACTTGAGGCGCATCCATGGAAGAGGGTGACACGTCAAAGCTGTATGGACTTAAACTAAAAGAAAACACATTGAGAGACAAGAATGAAAAGATTAGTTTCTTCGTCTAATCATCTTATGTTTACCTTGATAAAATACCAAGACCCTCCGTACAGATAGAAGGACAGGAAACAAACTTAACGGCAACATGACCAACCATG containing:
- the LOC117605308 gene encoding uncharacterized protein LOC117605308; translation: MFKCTKDMENITLSPTMTAKLKSKNAAKKIKEGSPKFQEVFRERCRQRMREKRRQLFNNGRFGLETSLEEVQDTLSEIVRKELNDLVTTDLDPTLNPFSPITSEPLNTEEAMELETEILNEEEQWILEEYEKMSQEEMESLALIADTEGDEVICPICQTSNLIQKENHITCTSCDFILNGIITLKDLGYLIKKTANTHSEICREPPGFLSVPENNTCLYLVCNKCSTWLSIV